GTTGCACATTCCTGCGATGTTGCGTTGATTGCCTGCAATCACATGTGAGCCAGGACGCCGGAGAAGGAGATCACCGGGAATGCGCTTTGCCTTCGCCGGAATCGATTTTCTCGGAGATGTCTTCGAGACGCTGGTCGCCCGAGGCTGGGAGCCGGTCAAGCTCTTCAGCCGCCCCTGCGATGGCATCTACGACTTCAATGACGTAACGGTGGCCCGCGCCAGAGCCTTGAGGCTGCCGATCCAGATGTCGCGGATCCTTCCAGCGGATCTGGCCGGCCTGAAAGCCCTGGGCTGCCAAGCCCTGGTGGTTGCGGGCTATCCCTGGCTGGTGACCGGATGGGAGCGGCACCTGCCCTTTGCGTTCAACTTCCATCCGTCCCCGCTCCCGATGGGCCGCGGGCCCTACCCGCTCTTCCAGGCCATCCTGGACGGCCATCCGGAATGGGGCCTGACCGTCCATCGGCTGGAGCCCGCATTCGACACGGGCGCCATCGTGACCCAGACGCGGTTCTCTTTAAGCGGAACGGAGACGCACGACACGCTCCTGGCCAAGTGCCAGATCGCCGCCAAGGAGATTTCCGTGCAGCTGGCCGAGGATCTCCCCCGGCTCTGGGACGAGGCACGCCCCCAGGGTCCGGGCAGCTACTGGCCCCGGGTCACGCAGGCGCAGCGGACGATCCACTGGACGGGAAGCGTTCGCGACGTCATGCGCACCATCCGCGCCTTCGGGTCCATCGAGGCCTTCGCGCAGATCGAGTCCCGCTACGTCTATGTTTGGGAGGCTACCGGCTGGGAGGAGCCGCACCGCTACCGGCCCGGCACCCTGGTGCACAAGCACCGCAGGCACATGGTCGTGGCCGCACGAGACGGCTTCGTGCAGATCACGGGCTGGAGCCCCTACGCTCCGGGACCCGCGCGGGGCAAGTAGCGTTTCGGCCCTTTTCAGCGCCGGCGCTTCACCAGCTTCCAGGCCTGGCGGAGGATGAAAATGTTTCTGATCAGCTTGAACATCGGGTCTCCTTGAAATTCTTCCTGGCTTTCAAGGGCGGACGGACGGGAAGGTTCCAAGCCTGACCAGGAACGGGACCCGTGCTGGATTTTTGACCCCTGATCGTGGAACCAAGCATCCGCAACGGCATTATTCCCTCACGAAGGCC
This region of Microvirga mediterraneensis genomic DNA includes:
- a CDS encoding methionyl-tRNA formyltransferase — translated: MRFAFAGIDFLGDVFETLVARGWEPVKLFSRPCDGIYDFNDVTVARARALRLPIQMSRILPADLAGLKALGCQALVVAGYPWLVTGWERHLPFAFNFHPSPLPMGRGPYPLFQAILDGHPEWGLTVHRLEPAFDTGAIVTQTRFSLSGTETHDTLLAKCQIAAKEISVQLAEDLPRLWDEARPQGPGSYWPRVTQAQRTIHWTGSVRDVMRTIRAFGSIEAFAQIESRYVYVWEATGWEEPHRYRPGTLVHKHRRHMVVAARDGFVQITGWSPYAPGPARGK